From a single Saimiri boliviensis isolate mSaiBol1 chromosome 7, mSaiBol1.pri, whole genome shotgun sequence genomic region:
- the CCDC184 gene encoding coiled-coil domain-containing protein 184, translating into MEDGLLEIMTKDGGDMPAPLEVSTVPAVGDVISGEYNGGMKELMEHLKAQLQALFEDVRAMRGALDEQASHIQVLSDDVCANQRAIVSMCQIMTTAPRQGGLGVVGGKRSFRSDPQEPETPSPGIGDGGLLGRDPEDEEDEEEEKEMPSPATPTSHCERPESPCAGLLEGDGPLVEPLDLPDITLLQLDGEASL; encoded by the coding sequence ATGGAGGACGGGCTGCTGGAGATCATGACCAAGGACGGCGGCGACATGCCGGCGCCCCTGGAGGTGTCCACCGTGCCGGCCGTGGGGGACGTGATCTCCGGGGAGTACAACGGCGGCATGAAGGAGCTGATGGAGCACCTGAAAGCCCAGCTGCAAGCCCTGTTTGAGGACGTGAGGGCCATGAGGGGGGCCCTGGACGAGCAGGCCTCGCACATCCAGGTGCTCTCGGACGACGTGTGCGCCAACCAGCGAGCCATCGTCTCCATGTGCCAGATTATGACCACGGCGCCCCGCCAGGGCGGCCTGGGCGTGGTCGGCGGCAAGAGGAGCTTCCGGAGCGACCCCCAAGAGCCGGAGACTCCGTCGCCTGGGATCGGGGACGGCGGCTTGCTGGGTCGCGATCCCGAGGACGAGGAGGacgaggaagaagagaaggagatgCCCAGCCCCGCCACACCCACCAGTCACTGTGAGCGCCCCGAGAGCCCCTGTGCTGGTCTCCTTGAGGGGGACGGGCCACTTGTGGAGCCCCTCGACCTGCCCGACATTACCCTGCTGCAACTGGACGGCGAGGCCTCCCTGTGA